The Blastocatellia bacterium DNA window CTGCGACCGGGGCCAGAGTTTTTGCCATCACATCGGCGGCCAGGCTCGATCCCCCCATGCCAAGGAGGAGGATTTGACGAAATCCCGCCGATCTCACCTCCTGCTGAAATACCCGATACTGCTCGGTCTTCGACCGTGAGTCCGAGATCACATGCAACCAGCCAAGCCAGTCTCCTTCACCATTGCCGGTCCACAGCGAGGCATCACGCTCCCACAACCGTCGGACCTTGTCGTGTACTCGCCAGTCGTGTAGGGATGCCTGCACGGCACGAGTAATATCATCGGGAAGTGTGTAGGTCATCCGCTCCATCGTCCTCGGCTGTCCTCGCGCTCTCCTCGCCAGAGTGAATGTATTGTCCCTTCGTCAACTGATCAAGAGAAGGAGAACAATCACCCCGGTGTCTCGTCGGGGGATTGTCCAGTCCGGAGAAATCGAGCCTCAATTGCTTTCACCTTATCGAGCCGACGAACGTGTCGTTGCTCACCGGAAAACTGTGCCTTCAAGAAGGCGGCCACCAGCTCTCGCGCCAGCGCCTGACCGATCACCCGCGCGCCGAGCACCAGGACGTTAACATCATCATGTTCGACTCCCTGATGGGCCGAGTACGTGTCGTGGCACAAACCCGCCCGAATTCCGGGAATCTTATTGGCCGCCACCGATGCTCCCACGCCACTGCCGCAAATGAGAATCCCCCGATCCGCTCGTCCCTGGCGAAGCGCCATCCCTACAGCCAATGCAAAATCGGGATAGTCAGCCGGTTCCGCGCTATCCGTTCCTACATCTATCACCTCATGTCCCAGCTCGCGGAGATAGGCGATGATCTCCGTTTTCATCTCAAAGCCGGCGTGATCAGCTCCGATGACAATGCGCATCATCCCTCCTTGCACCAAAATTTCGTCAGACAACCATGACGAACATCGGAAGCCCGTCGCACCCGTTCCTGAACTCGCCCCGCTGACGCCTTCTTGTTCAGAAGAGGTCCCATCGGATCACCCCTCCGTCTCTCCGATGTGAATGCCATCGTCCGGGTCGGTTCCCGTCAGATAGATGATCTGATCCGTGATCTCAGTGAACGATACGTCATGGGAGATGAGGAAAAGTTGATCGTACCAGGGACGATCGAGTTCGCCCTGGCCGACGCGGAGATTGCGAAACGCTTGCGCGAGATTCGCGCGCCGAATCTCATCCAGGTGTGATGTCGGTTCATCGAAAAATCCGATCTTTGATCCCGTCGTCTGAAGCAGCGCGAGGCGCAAAGCCACAACGGCATTGACCATCTCGCCACCGGACAATTCCTCGTCATACCGCACGCGCTCGCGACCTTCGTGGAAATCCACGAGTTCGATTCGATAATCCGGGCCCCACCGAAGTTCTTCGTCGCTGCCGGAAATCGCTCGATAAATCCGGTCGGCAATTCGACTGACTTCCTCACGGAATCGCTCGGAGAGATGCTCCGACACCTTCTTGAAGACGTGCTCTCGGAGATCCTGGATAAATCGGAGCGTGCGCTCATAGCGCTCGATTTCCGTCTCCAGTTCGCGAATCGCCTGACGGATTCCCTCCATGCGCTCCTTCTCAGCTCCGAGCCGATCGGTCTGGGCCGCGAGGTTTTGAACTTCCACCCGTAGACGCGCCCGCTGTTCGGTTAAATCCTTCTGAAGCTTGAGGGCTCGGCGATACGCGCCCTCATCATAGCCGGATCGTAGGGCAGTTGCTCTCGCTTCCAGTTCCGCGATTTGTCGGTTCAGTGAGGTGATCTTTCGTTCAGCCTCCCTCACTTCCCTCTCCGCTTGTTCGAGCTGCCCTGCCGCCTTGATGTTTCGCTCGTATTCCGCATATCCCGACTGATGTGCCCTGAGAATCGCCTCTTGCTCTTTGATCCGCTCGGAGAGATCATCGAAGCGGCGCAGCTCTCGAGCGAGCGCATCTCGCTCGATGATCTTTTTGTCGAGAGCCTCACGGTCTCGATCTAAGCGGGCGCGCCCGGCAGCGATCTCGTTGTTTTCGCCCTCAAGCTGCTCGATCCTCTCCTGGATCCGCTTTTGCTCGCCACTTCGAGCGGCATAGCGCTCGCGCACCTGCCGGACGGTCTCATCGAGCTTGTCACGGTGAACTTCCACAATCCCCCGAACCCGATTCAGAAGATTTTCAAGCTGGCGGCTGAACCTTTCAACGGCTTCCCTGAGCTGGCGAAGATCGTTCGGATCCTCGACCTCGAACGCTTCGGTCTCATCAACAAGCCGACAAAACTCATCTCGAAACGACGGAGCCGACTCAACCCATCGGCGAACGTTTTCGAGCAACGCCCCCGACAGATACGGCTGGAGTTTCTGATCCAGATCTTTGCTCAGCCGCTCCTTCCGCTGCTGAGCGTGGACAAGCTGTTTTTCCACCTCCTTGAGCCGAGCGATTTCCTCTCGCGCCGCCTGAGCCTCCCGCAGTCTGGCGTTCATAACGTCAACCTCTCTTGAAAGGACGTCAAGCTCGGAGGTGATGTCGGCGATGCGCTCGCTGAAGAAGGCAGCGGGCGATTCGGCCCTTTGTGCAAGGTTCAAGCATCTTTCCTCAAAAAAAGGGCATTGACCACGAGCCAGCTTCTGATTCCCCTCCTCCAGGTGCATGCGACGGGCCTTCCGGTCGGCGCATTCCCGCTCCAGCTCTTTTACTCTTTTCTCCAGCGCCTCCGCTTCGCCCACAAGAGCTTCAAGTGTTGGCCGACAGCTCAGCCGGCGCCGGAGGTCCCCTATTTCTATCTCCACGGACTCCAGATCGCTGATGTATCCTATGGCCGCGTCTCGAACGGAGGATGGTGCCGGCAGCTCATCTCCCCTGGCCAGGAAACTGGTGCATGCATCCAGCTCGATCCTGATCCTCTGGCCCTCTGCCTCGAGTGCCTCTAGTTCTTTTGTAAGGGAGTCGTGTTGTTGCCTCAGGCTCTGCCGCTCCTCTGAAACTTTTCGCTCGCGCTCGCTCAGGCTCTTTTCCTCCGTCTTTATCCTGCTTCGTTCGGCGCCGATCTGTTTGTCGAGGGCCTGGACCTTCTCCCGCAGCGCTCCGGCTTCGCGCTCCTGCTCGCGGAGCTGCCTGAGACGCTCTTCCGCCCGGCGATAGGTGGCGTAGCTTTCGGCCGACGCGTCGCAAACCCGTTTCGCTTTGAGAGCGTCATCCAGGCGTCGTCTGGCCGCTTGGTGCACCTCTTCAAGGCGCGCCCTTTGCTCGCGTTCTTTGCCGAGTTGCAGATCGAGTTTGCTCAATTCCTCTTTCGCCCGGTCCAGGGCCTCTACTTCCTCCGAGATCCGCTGGAGTTCCTCCTCAACCGTCCTTAGCTCCTTCCGTTTTTGTGACAGCTCGGCCTGAGTCCTCGTCAGGTCGGCCACAATCTGATCATAATCGGCGATCTGAGCACGTTTTTCTTCCACGAGCTTGCGCTTCTGAGTAATGACATTTTTTGCTTCCCGTTCCAATCCGGCACTTCGCCAGTAGGCTTCCCGCCAAGCACTAATCCCCAGAATGCGATCGAACTCATCGGTCCGCGGCTGCCCTCGTTTGAGAAAGGGGGTGAGAAACTCATTCTGGAGCGGGCCGATGACAGTCAGAAACCGGTCAGCCAGATCACATGTGTCGGTCGTCACGTTCAGGATCCTTTTGAGGACCTGTTGCAATTCCTGATCATTTTTAACGGCAATGACCTCTTCCGTACCGTCAGGCTTCTTCTCAGCCAGTTGTCGTCGGGCGTTCGTTCCGGCCCGTCGTTCCACCACATAACAACGGCCATCATCGGCCCGAAAATGGACGCGCACCAGCCCCTGACGCGCCCCCTTGCGGACAAAACGCTCAGCTTTACCGATAAATCGGTTGGCCTCCACACCAAAAAGGGCGAAGCCGATGGCTTCGAACACCGTGCTCTTGCCCGCACCGTTTGGTCCCGAGAGCACATTGATCCCAGGGGCGAAGGTGAAGGTTCGCTCCCTGTAAGGCTTGATGTTTTTCAACTCGACCTTCTCGATGAGCATAGCGCCGTGGTCACGTGAGAGCCGTCATACTTGATATTTCTGGCTCATCTCGCTCATGCAAAGCGCGATGAAGCAGGTCGAGAAGTTCGGACAGATCGGGGGCCTCCTCCCGTTTCTCCTCGAGTAATTGCCTCTTGAGGTCCAGGGCAAGTTTGGCGTATCGTCTCGAATCCGACTGATACGCCGACTGAGCAGCGAACAAACTCTCCACGACGTCGCGCTCCAGGTCTGAGAGGCTTCGTTGTTCGCGCTCGAGCAGACCCGCGACGCTCCGACTGAGAAAGGACAGGGCATTCTCGACTTCCACATGGAGAGGAGCGAGAACAGCTCTCACAGCCTCAATCACGCGTGAACGAGAAAGTTCCGCCGGTCGAAACTCCACGCGGCCCGTCAATTTCACCCGCACAACGGGCTGCCGCGGATCCTGTTGCTCGCGGTCGAGTGACTGCAGGTGCTCACGAATGCGACGTTCTGCATCCTCGACATTCTGACAGCCTGTCAGGGAAATCGTCTCATTGATCATCGGTCGCGGCGATGTGGGAATCAGTTCCACCTCCGGCGATTTTCCATGACGCCAGACCACACGGTTGAATCCCTTCGGGCCATACCTCTCTTCGCCGAAATTGACGCACTCGGGCGAGCCGGGATTATAGGCGAAGGGAGTGGCTGCCGGAATGACATACGGTTTGTGCCCGTGTCCCAGAGCGACGTAGCGAAACACCTCCCCCAAGGGGAGAGCTTCTTCGAGCGACATATTTCCGATGTCCGTTCCACAGTACTGTCGTACCCCGACATGAAAGAGCAACACATTTTCGTCGGTCCCCGCTCGACGAACGGCTTCCACGATGCGCGGAACGTGAGGGCCGGGAGAAGAGCCGATATACCCGACCCCGTAAAAGTGAATTCCCTGGACCTCACGATGTCCGCCCGAACGTTTCTCGTCATCCCAGGGTGGAAAGAAATAATTCCCCTCGTCATCGCGCGTCGGGCGAAGAAGACAGATCAATCCCATCGCCGACAGGGCTTCCATCCAGGAGATATTCTCCCGGCGATGAATCCAGTCATGGTTCCCTTCGACGGCGATAACTGGAATTCCCGCTCGTTTGAGTGGTTCTAACACCTCGACGGTTCGGGCGAATGTTCGCGGCATCACCTGAGCGTGATGGAAGAGATCGCCAGCGATCACCAGAGCAGCGATCTCCTCCCGGACAGCTCGCTGAACGATCTCAGCGAAGACACGGAAGAAATCCTCCGAACGTTCATCAGCTCCTGGCGAATCAGCGTATGTCTTGCCCAGATGGAGGTCCGAGCAGTGATAGAAAACCACGTCCTTCATACGATTCCCGCAAGTCGCTCATGAGGAGCGGTTGTTGTTTCAGGTTTCCATTAGAATCTCCGCCAGCAGCCGAGGGGCGATATTGCCTCCGCTGAGGAGGGCGACCACATTGCCGCGCGCTTCGATCTTTCCCGTCAGGAGGGCGGCGACACCCACAGCCCCCGACGGCTCGACCACGAGATGATCCTTTTCCGCCAACCAGCCCACAGCCGCACGGACGGCGTCATCGTCCACCAGAACGATGTCATCTACATACCGCTGAATATGGGCAAACATCAGCTCTCCCGGTCGAGTTGCCGTCAGCCCGTCGCAGATTGTCCTCGTCTCGGGGATCGTCACGATCTGGCCGGCCCGAAAGGAAAGATAGGCGGCATTGGAACCCTCAGGTTGCACGCCGATGACCGTCACATCTGGGTTCAACTCCTTGACGGCAGTGGCCACGCCGGCGATCAATCCACCCGTGCTGATGGGCACAAGCACCATATCCGTCGTAGACAATTGCTCGATAATTTCAAGGCCCGCTGTCCCATGTCCGATCGGTACGTTGTCATCTTCCAACGTGTTGATGATGGTTAGACCTCGCTCCAGCTCCAGACGACGCAAGGCTTCGAAGCGAGCCTCGAATCGGTTCTCGCACCAGACGATTTCTGCTCCGTAATGAGCCGTCTTTTCGGCCTTCAGCGGCGATGTCTTTCGCATCATGACAACAGTCGTCGGAATACCGAGCAGACGACCCATATAGGCGAAGGCCGAAGCGAAATTTCCCGATGAAGAAAGAGCTGCTCCCCGTCGCTTCTCGTCCGCGTTCAGGCGGGAGAGCAAAGTGAAAGCCGCCCGCGCCTTGTAACTTCCAGTCACCTGCAGGTTCTCGCACTTGAGCCAGACCCTGGCTCCCACGCGCTCCGTCAACGAATCGCTTGGGAGAAGCGGCGTTCGCCGAATAACGTCGGGGAATTCTTCCCGCGCCTTCCGAATCTCATCAAGTGTAATCATTGTCCCTCCCGAACAACAGCTCCGAAACACACGAAATGATGCGAAAGTTTCCGCCCACGGATGAAAAGCTTTCACCGTACGCCCGTCTGCGCACTTTTCATTTGCAGGCGATCCTCATTTTTTACGTTGCCCCTCCGCCTGATGAGCGACTCCTGCGAGAGTCCCACAGAGAAGCAATTCGCACCGAGACCCTTTCCTTCACGCCTCCTCGATCACTTTGGGGACCCGGAAATACCCGTTACAGGGATCAGGAGCATTTTGCAGGGCCGCTGACTGGCCGAGGCCCTGCTGAACAATATCCTCGCGCAGCGCGTAATCGGCCTTCTCATCAGCACCGGCATGAGCCATTGGAGGGACATCGGTCGTATCCAGTTCGTTCAGTTTCTCGACATAGGCGACGATGGCGGCCAGTTGCGCTGTGAACATCTCTTTTTCCTCTTCGGTCAGTTCGAGATTGGCCAGCGATGCAATCTTTTCCACATCAGCCTTCGTAATTGGCATAAGCGACGTCCTCCAGGTTTCTATCGCAGCCCTTCGACCCGCCGACTGTTGCGAGATCAAAGGGCCACCCTCTGTTCGCTCGCCCTTCTATTACTACCTGCGGGCTGCTTCTCAAGCCGGTGGGCGCAGACGCGAAAGCCAGCTCTGCTCTTTTTCAAGCGCACGGCAGTAGCATTTACTGCATGCTTGACTCCCTGTACACCCCCAACAATCACGATTCGCACAGGGTGCAATCATAGCGAAATTGAGGCGGATTTCACCAGCCACGTGTTGCACGAAGTGCCAGGTTACGCGCACAGAGGTGATGGCTGAGAAATGAGAGGACTCGACGTCCCCATCCCGGAGATCCGGCTAAGGGGCGAAGAAGACGGGCAATAAGGAATCGAGAACCGAATGCCGCCCGATACGAGGCTTCGTAGGCGGAGACGACATCAGCGGGATCGCCTCGACTCATAGCCCCATGTATGAGGCGAGCGGCCAGCTCACCGCTTTGCAGAGCCAACCAAATTCCCTGGCCGAGAAACGGATCCATCTCCCCACGCGCATCTCCGATGCGGAGGACGGCTGTTGTTTCGGACGCGAGGCCAAAATCAAGGGGACCGACGCCGAGCACCTTTCCCTCGATGCGGGCACGCCGCAGTTTCTCGCGGGCGATGGGATGCTCTCCCACCGTCGCCGCCATGAGGCGCTGGGGATCCCCGTGCGTGCGCCGAGCAACATCCCAGGTCGTTATGGCGCAGAGGTTGAATAGACCCTTTTCGATAGGGATCACACCTCCATATCCGGTCGAGTAAAAGTAAAGCTCGACGCGCCCGTCAATCTCCATGACATCCGAAAGATGAACCCGATAGGCGATCCATGATGAATGACGACGGCCCCCGAAAAATCGCCGTCGTGAACGCACGTTCGCCTGTTGCTTCGAGAACAGTTGTCTCGCTCGCCCGCTCGCATCAATGACGATCTCGCCCTGAAAACACATCTCCCTCTCCGATCCGGCGATGGTGCCAATGACCCCGCGTGTCCGATGTCCCACTTCCACCAGGCGATGAACATGGAATCGCTCAAGAACGTCGGCACCACACGCCTGAGCTTTCTGCCAGAGCAGGTGATCGAATACTCGACGGCTGAGGCCCAGGCCATATCCGGGCGTCCCTCGAAACTCAGAAAAAGAGGCGGCGACGCTCTCTCCCGAGGCCGCGATGAGTGCTCCCTCGGTGACAATATGGGCACCGGCCGCACGAAGTGTTGAGAGAAGACCGAGCCGATCCAGCAAGGGGATCGCCTCCGGGGCGATGAATTCGCCACAGAGTTTCTCGCGGGGGAACCGGTGCCGTTCCAGTATGACAACCCGATAACCGTAACGTGCCAGGTGAATTCCCGCCGAGGTGCCTGCCGGACCTCCTCCTACGATGATCACATCGTACTTCATTTCGTCCCAACGATAACCAACCGATAGGGGAAGTGCCGATAGAGGACGAGATTGTCCAGACCGGATGCTTGCTTAAGTCGCTCAACATCTTCCTCGGTGAATCCTCGCAGGAAGGAGACCGGCCCGTCATGACGCACAAGCCGACTGCGGAAGAGAAGCCGCGACAGCACCCAGAATCCGTAATACGCCACGGGATGACGATGAAGATCGTGAATGATGAAGGCCACTCGAACAATCTTCCGAAGGCGACGCAGGAACAGGACCGCCTGCTCCCAGGTGAGGTGATGGAGGAATTCGCTCACGATGGCGAAATCAAACGAATCGTCGGGGAAAGGCAACGCCAGGGCGTCCGCCCGCACCAGCGAGATCTCGGGGTTTTCGGCAAGTTTAGTCCGGGCAATCTTTATCATCATTTGTCCCCGATCCAGGGCAACGAGATGCACGGCGAGGCCTTTCCTCCGGGCGTGATCTACGAGGGCCTGGGGAATGTCTGCCGCTCCGGTGGCGACATCGAGAACCCAAGCCTCCATCAACCGATGGCGATGGATGAGAGTGAAAAGGTGACGCCGAACAGTTGCTGTCACACCGAAGTAGTGATTGATCCGCCGGAGGTCGTCCAGAGCCGCCCGGACATCGGCTTCGGGGAGATCGGGATCATCCATTAGTTCCGCTGTCGTCGCTCGTCGAGAAAAATCAGGGACGAACCATCTCATCGCAAGGTTCTCTAAGACTCTCGATTAAGGTCGGTACAAAGTCAGTCCCCCTCATACCGACGCACAACCAGGGCGGCGTTCTTCGAACCGAAGCTGATGCAGTTGCAGAGAGCGGTTCGGATGTCTGCCGGTCGGCTGTGATGGGGAACGTAATCGAGATCGCACTCGGGATCGGGTTCGTCGAGATTGATCGTCGGCGGGACGAAGCCCTCCCGCATACCCAGAAGCGTCGCCGCGATACCAGCTGCCCCGCAGGCCCCTTGCGCGTGACCGATCATGGATTTGGTCGCGCTCAAAGGGATGCGATAGGCGTGAGGACCAAAGGCCAGCTTCACCGCTCGCGTCTCGATTCGGTCATTGAGAACGGTCGAGGTGCCATGCAAATTGACGTAATCAACCTCCCACGGCTGGATACCGGCATCATCCATTGCCAGCCGCATGGCGCGGGCTGGCTCTTCCCCGCTTTCGTCGAGGCGAACACGATGATAAGCATCGCAGGTCGCGCCATACCCGAGGATTTCGGCATAGATTCTCGCACCCCGTCGCCTGGCGTGTTCCAGCTCTTCGGCGACGAACATCCACGCTCCCTCGCCCAGTACGAATCCATCACGATCCCGACTGAACGGTCTTGATGCTCGCTCCGGTGCGTGATTCCAGGAGGCTGTCATCGCGCGCATGTTGCAAAACGCCCACATGATGCCGTGAGAGATAGGAGCATCAACGCCCCCGGTGATAATAACATCGGCGCGACCCAACTGAATAAGCTGGAAAGCATACCCGATGGCATCAGTCGAGCTGGCGCAACCGGTGGAAATGACATAACTCATCCCCCGCAACTGATAGCGCATGGAAATCTCCGATGACAGTGTCCCGAGCGTGGTGCTGGCGATGGTGTAGACACTCGCCTTCTTCGGTTCCCCCGCATAGTAATAGCTGTATTGACGCTCGGCGAATTCGAGTCCGCCACCACCGCTTCCGACAACCACCCCGATCCGCCGTCGCTCCTCAAGCGAGAGATCATTCACCGCCAGCCGAGCATCTTCGAGGGCCTCATCCGTAGCCCAGAGCGCCATCGGTACGACACGGGGGAGATGCTGACGTTCCTTCGGTGGAACAACCTCATACACATCCAGACCGACCACTTCAGCCGCAATTTGCACGGGCAGATCCGAAGGATCAAATCGTGTAATGCGGCGAACGCCACTCCGACCGGCTTTGAGAGCAGCGGCGTAGTTCTCCCGGCCAATGCCGTTGGGGCTCAAGCAGCCCATACCTGTGATGACGACACGTCGAGGAATGATCGGCTG harbors:
- the rpiB gene encoding ribose 5-phosphate isomerase B; this translates as MRIVIGADHAGFEMKTEIIAYLRELGHEVIDVGTDSAEPADYPDFALAVGMALRQGRADRGILICGSGVGASVAANKIPGIRAGLCHDTYSAHQGVEHDDVNVLVLGARVIGQALARELVAAFLKAQFSGEQRHVRRLDKVKAIEARFLRTGQSPDETPG
- the gatC gene encoding Asp-tRNA(Asn)/Glu-tRNA(Gln) amidotransferase subunit GatC, whose protein sequence is MPITKADVEKIASLANLELTEEEKEMFTAQLAAIVAYVEKLNELDTTDVPPMAHAGADEKADYALREDIVQQGLGQSAALQNAPDPCNGYFRVPKVIEEA
- a CDS encoding exonuclease SbcCD subunit D → MKDVVFYHCSDLHLGKTYADSPGADERSEDFFRVFAEIVQRAVREEIAALVIAGDLFHHAQVMPRTFARTVEVLEPLKRAGIPVIAVEGNHDWIHRRENISWMEALSAMGLICLLRPTRDDEGNYFFPPWDDEKRSGGHREVQGIHFYGVGYIGSSPGPHVPRIVEAVRRAGTDENVLLFHVGVRQYCGTDIGNMSLEEALPLGEVFRYVALGHGHKPYVIPAATPFAYNPGSPECVNFGEERYGPKGFNRVVWRHGKSPEVELIPTSPRPMINETISLTGCQNVEDAERRIREHLQSLDREQQDPRQPVVRVKLTGRVEFRPAELSRSRVIEAVRAVLAPLHVEVENALSFLSRSVAGLLEREQRSLSDLERDVVESLFAAQSAYQSDSRRYAKLALDLKRQLLEEKREEAPDLSELLDLLHRALHERDEPEISSMTALT
- a CDS encoding NAD(P)/FAD-dependent oxidoreductase, which gives rise to MKYDVIIVGGGPAGTSAGIHLARYGYRVVILERHRFPREKLCGEFIAPEAIPLLDRLGLLSTLRAAGAHIVTEGALIAASGESVAASFSEFRGTPGYGLGLSRRVFDHLLWQKAQACGADVLERFHVHRLVEVGHRTRGVIGTIAGSEREMCFQGEIVIDASGRARQLFSKQQANVRSRRRFFGGRRHSSWIAYRVHLSDVMEIDGRVELYFYSTGYGGVIPIEKGLFNLCAITTWDVARRTHGDPQRLMAATVGEHPIAREKLRRARIEGKVLGVGPLDFGLASETTAVLRIGDARGEMDPFLGQGIWLALQSGELAARLIHGAMSRGDPADVVSAYEASYRAAFGSRFLIARLLRPLAGSPGWGRRVLSFLSHHLCARNLALRATRGW
- a CDS encoding methyltransferase domain-containing protein translates to MRWFVPDFSRRATTAELMDDPDLPEADVRAALDDLRRINHYFGVTATVRRHLFTLIHRHRLMEAWVLDVATGAADIPQALVDHARRKGLAVHLVALDRGQMMIKIARTKLAENPEISLVRADALALPFPDDSFDFAIVSEFLHHLTWEQAVLFLRRLRKIVRVAFIIHDLHRHPVAYYGFWVLSRLLFRSRLVRHDGPVSFLRGFTEEDVERLKQASGLDNLVLYRHFPYRLVIVGTK
- a CDS encoding SMC family ATPase; this encodes MLIEKVELKNIKPYRERTFTFAPGINVLSGPNGAGKSTVFEAIGFALFGVEANRFIGKAERFVRKGARQGLVRVHFRADDGRCYVVERRAGTNARRQLAEKKPDGTEEVIAVKNDQELQQVLKRILNVTTDTCDLADRFLTVIGPLQNEFLTPFLKRGQPRTDEFDRILGISAWREAYWRSAGLEREAKNVITQKRKLVEEKRAQIADYDQIVADLTRTQAELSQKRKELRTVEEELQRISEEVEALDRAKEELSKLDLQLGKEREQRARLEEVHQAARRRLDDALKAKRVCDASAESYATYRRAEERLRQLREQEREAGALREKVQALDKQIGAERSRIKTEEKSLSERERKVSEERQSLRQQHDSLTKELEALEAEGQRIRIELDACTSFLARGDELPAPSSVRDAAIGYISDLESVEIEIGDLRRRLSCRPTLEALVGEAEALEKRVKELERECADRKARRMHLEEGNQKLARGQCPFFEERCLNLAQRAESPAAFFSERIADITSELDVLSREVDVMNARLREAQAAREEIARLKEVEKQLVHAQQRKERLSKDLDQKLQPYLSGALLENVRRWVESAPSFRDEFCRLVDETEAFEVEDPNDLRQLREAVERFSRQLENLLNRVRGIVEVHRDKLDETVRQVRERYAARSGEQKRIQERIEQLEGENNEIAAGRARLDRDREALDKKIIERDALARELRRFDDLSERIKEQEAILRAHQSGYAEYERNIKAAGQLEQAEREVREAERKITSLNRQIAELEARATALRSGYDEGAYRRALKLQKDLTEQRARLRVEVQNLAAQTDRLGAEKERMEGIRQAIRELETEIERYERTLRFIQDLREHVFKKVSEHLSERFREEVSRIADRIYRAISGSDEELRWGPDYRIELVDFHEGRERVRYDEELSGGEMVNAVVALRLALLQTTGSKIGFFDEPTSHLDEIRRANLAQAFRNLRVGQGELDRPWYDQLFLISHDVSFTEITDQIIYLTGTDPDDGIHIGETEG
- a CDS encoding beta-ketoacyl-[acyl-carrier-protein] synthase family protein, giving the protein MKRQPIIPRRVVITGMGCLSPNGIGRENYAAALKAGRSGVRRITRFDPSDLPVQIAAEVVGLDVYEVVPPKERQHLPRVVPMALWATDEALEDARLAVNDLSLEERRRIGVVVGSGGGGLEFAERQYSYYYAGEPKKASVYTIASTTLGTLSSEISMRYQLRGMSYVISTGCASSTDAIGYAFQLIQLGRADVIITGGVDAPISHGIMWAFCNMRAMTASWNHAPERASRPFSRDRDGFVLGEGAWMFVAEELEHARRRGARIYAEILGYGATCDAYHRVRLDESGEEPARAMRLAMDDAGIQPWEVDYVNLHGTSTVLNDRIETRAVKLAFGPHAYRIPLSATKSMIGHAQGACGAAGIAATLLGMREGFVPPTINLDEPDPECDLDYVPHHSRPADIRTALCNCISFGSKNAALVVRRYEGD
- a CDS encoding threonine/serine dehydratase; this encodes MITLDEIRKAREEFPDVIRRTPLLPSDSLTERVGARVWLKCENLQVTGSYKARAAFTLLSRLNADEKRRGAALSSSGNFASAFAYMGRLLGIPTTVVMMRKTSPLKAEKTAHYGAEIVWCENRFEARFEALRRLELERGLTIINTLEDDNVPIGHGTAGLEIIEQLSTTDMVLVPISTGGLIAGVATAVKELNPDVTVIGVQPEGSNAAYLSFRAGQIVTIPETRTICDGLTATRPGELMFAHIQRYVDDIVLVDDDAVRAAVGWLAEKDHLVVEPSGAVGVAALLTGKIEARGNVVALLSGGNIAPRLLAEILMET